The following proteins are encoded in a genomic region of Sphingopyxis sp. YF1:
- a CDS encoding DUF4163 domain-containing protein, which produces MKLSHPSRFAAALAPLVLILAACSGEPEPTPAEKAAAAAVPGAPPSAAENLKAANAVASNVREEGELFEFAYSYPKEAAALPGLAEWLDADRAAKRDALAAESRRDQALAKKEGFPYRPHSHLQAWQRVTDTPRFLSLSSEISTYTGGAHGMTNFDTLLWDRNHAARIKPLDLFVSGEAFDAAIRDDFCAAIKRAKAAKGIQPPDEADSVFAKCPPASAQTIWLGSSDGRRLDRMTIAIAPYEIGAYAEGDYRINLPVTAALLRAAKPEFAADLRAGR; this is translated from the coding sequence ATGAAGCTTTCACATCCCTCCCGTTTCGCTGCGGCCCTTGCGCCGCTGGTGCTGATCCTGGCCGCCTGTTCGGGTGAACCCGAACCGACGCCTGCTGAAAAGGCGGCCGCTGCCGCCGTGCCCGGTGCTCCGCCGAGTGCGGCTGAAAATTTGAAAGCGGCGAACGCCGTCGCATCGAATGTCAGGGAGGAGGGCGAACTGTTCGAGTTCGCCTACAGCTATCCGAAAGAGGCGGCCGCGCTTCCCGGGCTGGCGGAATGGCTCGACGCTGATCGTGCGGCCAAGCGCGATGCGCTCGCGGCGGAATCGCGGCGTGATCAGGCGCTGGCGAAGAAGGAAGGGTTTCCGTACCGCCCGCACAGTCACCTCCAGGCGTGGCAGCGTGTCACCGACACACCGCGTTTTCTCAGCCTGTCGAGCGAGATTTCGACCTATACGGGCGGCGCGCATGGCATGACGAATTTCGACACGCTGCTCTGGGATCGCAATCACGCGGCGCGGATCAAGCCGCTCGACCTGTTCGTCAGCGGAGAGGCATTCGATGCGGCGATCCGCGATGACTTCTGCGCCGCGATCAAGCGCGCGAAGGCTGCGAAGGGTATCCAGCCGCCCGATGAGGCCGACTCGGTCTTCGCGAAATGCCCGCCGGCTTCGGCGCAGACGATCTGGCTCGGATCGTCCGACGGGCGGCGCCTCGACCGGATGACGATCGCCATCGCGCCCTACGAGATCGGCGCCTATGCGGAGGGCGACTATCGCATCAATCTACCCGTGACCGCCGCGCTTTTACGCGCCGCCAAGCCCGAATTCGCCGCCGACCTTCGGGCGGGTAGGTAG
- the argC gene encoding N-acetyl-gamma-glutamyl-phosphate reductase — protein sequence MTQTVFIDGAAGTTGLEIAERLAGRSEFSLVTLDEARRKDAAARREALNDADFVILCLPDAAAIEAVSMIANTRTKVIDASTAHRVAAGWTYGFPELNARQHAAVAAAARVSNPGCYPTGFLALIAPLVAAKIVAKDARLSVNAVSGYSGGGKELIARFETETDIGFRSYGLSLGHKHVPEMQQGAGLSHPPLFTPAVVPVYRGMLVEVPLAFDAPAADAAYEALAAHYAGSQLVSVRRAGDESELLLRKGDTATDAMELMLYASVDGTQLRLVARLDNLGKGASGACVQNLNIMAGLPETAGLRL from the coding sequence ATGACACAGACGGTTTTCATCGACGGCGCGGCGGGAACGACGGGCCTCGAAATCGCCGAGCGGCTGGCCGGGCGCAGCGAATTCAGCCTGGTCACGCTGGACGAGGCACGGCGCAAGGATGCCGCCGCGCGCCGCGAGGCGCTGAACGACGCCGATTTTGTCATCCTCTGCCTGCCCGACGCGGCGGCGATCGAGGCGGTGTCGATGATCGCCAACACCCGCACCAAGGTGATCGACGCCTCGACCGCGCATCGGGTTGCGGCGGGCTGGACCTACGGCTTTCCCGAACTGAACGCCAGACAGCACGCCGCTGTCGCCGCGGCGGCGCGGGTGAGCAATCCCGGCTGCTATCCGACCGGCTTCCTTGCGCTCATCGCGCCGCTGGTGGCGGCGAAGATTGTCGCGAAGGACGCGCGGCTGAGCGTCAACGCGGTGTCGGGCTATTCGGGCGGCGGCAAAGAATTGATCGCGCGCTTCGAGACCGAAACCGACATCGGCTTTCGCAGCTATGGCCTGTCGCTCGGCCACAAGCATGTGCCCGAAATGCAGCAAGGCGCGGGCCTCTCCCATCCGCCGCTCTTTACCCCGGCGGTGGTGCCGGTCTATCGCGGCATGCTGGTCGAAGTGCCCCTGGCGTTCGACGCGCCGGCCGCCGATGCGGCCTATGAAGCCCTCGCGGCGCATTATGCAGGGTCGCAGCTGGTGAGCGTGCGGCGTGCGGGCGACGAGAGCGAATTGCTGCTCCGCAAGGGCGATACCGCGACCGACGCGATGGAACTGATGCTTTACGCCAGCGTCGACGGCACCCAGCTCCGGCTGGTCGCGCGGCTCGACAATCTGGGCAAGGGCGCCAGCGGCGCCTGCGTCCAGAACCTCAACATCATGGCGGGCCTGCCCGAGACTGCAGGCCTCCGGCTCTGA
- a CDS encoding C40 family peptidase: MTAEGGEYLAASRVRMGRPGVVGAGRDRFGLTGTSQAFDPRIVAIRPDLADIAVAGQHFAPHYAAPMMTSCLLPSAVLRGSPSLDADQTSELLFGEGFALLDLTGGWAWGYCLADHYVGYLAADALGSPIAPSHRVAAAEAILHSAPDAAAGGTAILPRGALVMGSVEGEWLATAHGYLPLAALVDAGAKSADPAGIAEALTGAPYLWGGRTANGIDCSGLVQLAWAAAGVQLPRDSDLQFAALGPDKDVLPGELARGDLVFFPGHVGIMTDDRNIIHASRRWMAVQTEPLADVIARSAAKDHDPPVRGYKRLR, encoded by the coding sequence TTGACAGCAGAAGGTGGCGAATATCTGGCGGCGAGCCGCGTGCGCATGGGACGCCCCGGCGTCGTCGGTGCCGGGCGCGACCGCTTCGGGCTGACCGGCACGTCGCAGGCTTTTGATCCGCGCATCGTCGCCATTCGTCCCGACCTGGCCGACATTGCCGTCGCGGGACAGCATTTTGCCCCCCATTATGCCGCGCCGATGATGACGAGCTGCCTGTTGCCCTCGGCCGTCCTGCGCGGATCGCCGTCGCTCGACGCCGACCAGACCAGCGAACTCCTCTTCGGCGAGGGGTTTGCGCTGCTCGATCTGACCGGCGGCTGGGCGTGGGGCTATTGCCTCGCCGACCATTATGTCGGCTATCTCGCCGCCGACGCACTTGGCTCGCCGATCGCCCCGAGCCACCGGGTCGCGGCAGCCGAAGCGATCCTGCACAGCGCGCCCGATGCCGCGGCAGGCGGCACGGCGATCCTGCCCCGCGGCGCGCTGGTCATGGGCAGCGTCGAGGGCGAATGGCTCGCCACCGCGCACGGCTATCTGCCGCTTGCCGCGCTTGTCGACGCCGGCGCGAAGAGCGCAGACCCGGCCGGCATCGCCGAAGCCCTGACCGGCGCACCCTATCTGTGGGGCGGACGCACCGCCAATGGCATCGACTGTTCGGGCCTCGTCCAGCTGGCATGGGCGGCGGCGGGCGTACAATTGCCGCGCGACAGCGATCTTCAGTTCGCCGCGCTCGGCCCCGACAAGGACGTGCTCCCCGGCGAGCTCGCGCGCGGCGACCTTGTCTTCTTTCCCGGGCACGTCGGTATCATGACCGACGATCGCAACATCATCCATGCGAGCCGACGATGGATGGCCGTCCAGACCGAACCGCTCGCCGACGTGATCGCACGCTCGGCGGCCAAGGATCATGACCCGCCGGTGCGCGGATACAAAAGACTGCGATAA
- a CDS encoding LysR family transcriptional regulator produces MYDWNDLKSFLAVAETGSTLSAAQALRVSQTTVARRIAALEAATGLALFERRQAGYALTAAGTALLENAAAVRDAAERFGEAAGARSRDAGCTVGLTVMEIFAVTILPPILRDLRAAHPDIHIHLDTSDEPRDLAAGTADIAIRSSKQPAGAGLVGRRIADNPWTLYCSRDYADRHGIPHTRDELAAHPFIGGGGGVWEPYQAWLRQYGLESSVVMQYDSASGLLAGVRSGMGLTILPAFLADREPDLIRCIPPRIEDTTGLWLLTHERLRHVPRVRMVLDFLAAELTKLGRG; encoded by the coding sequence ATGTACGACTGGAACGATCTCAAATCCTTCCTTGCGGTAGCCGAGACGGGGAGCACCCTCTCGGCGGCACAGGCGCTGCGCGTCAGCCAGACGACCGTCGCGCGGCGTATCGCCGCGCTCGAGGCGGCGACCGGGCTGGCGTTGTTCGAGCGCCGTCAGGCGGGCTATGCGCTGACCGCGGCGGGCACGGCGCTGCTCGAAAACGCCGCCGCCGTGCGCGACGCCGCCGAGCGTTTCGGCGAAGCGGCGGGCGCGCGGTCCCGCGACGCGGGCTGCACGGTGGGCCTGACGGTCATGGAGATTTTCGCGGTCACCATCCTGCCGCCGATCCTGCGCGACCTCCGCGCGGCGCACCCCGACATCCACATCCATCTCGATACGTCGGACGAACCGCGCGACCTGGCGGCGGGCACCGCGGACATCGCGATCCGCAGCAGCAAGCAGCCCGCCGGGGCGGGGCTCGTCGGGCGGCGCATCGCCGACAATCCATGGACGCTCTATTGCAGCCGCGACTATGCCGACCGCCACGGCATACCGCACACCCGCGACGAGCTTGCGGCGCACCCGTTCATCGGTGGCGGCGGCGGGGTGTGGGAACCCTATCAGGCATGGCTGCGCCAGTACGGGCTCGAGAGTTCGGTGGTGATGCAATATGACAGCGCCTCGGGACTGCTCGCCGGGGTGCGCTCGGGCATGGGGCTCACCATCCTGCCCGCCTTCCTCGCCGACCGCGAACCCGACCTCATCCGCTGCATTCCGCCGCGAATCGAGGACACGACGGGTCTTTGGCTGCTGACGCACGAACGGTTGCGTCATGTTCCGCGCGTGCGGATGGTGCTCGATTTCCTCGCTGCGGAGCTGACGAAATTGGGGCGGGGGTAG
- the dnaN gene encoding DNA polymerase III subunit beta — MKATIERAVLLKSLGHVQSVVERRNTIPILSNVLIEADATGQLKLMATDLDLQVVETIAAKVETPGTTTVSAHTLFEIARKLPEGAEVSLAAAEGKMQVKAGRSNFNLPTLPRDDFPVIAEGDLPTNFELPVAELIQIIDKTRFAISTEETRYYLNGIFFHVAEDATGPVLKAAATDGHRLARYTVTRPDGAASMPDVIVPRKCVGEIRKLLDEAEGNVEISLSATKIRFQLGNAVLTSKLIDGTFPDYSRVIPTANDKLLKVDPKSLFQGVDRVSTIASEKTRAVKVGLDKDRITLSVTSPENGTAAEELAAGYDSEAMEIGFNARYLSDILGQVDGDNVELHLADANAPTLIRESEKSPALYVLMPMRV; from the coding sequence ATGAAAGCGACGATCGAACGCGCAGTGCTTCTGAAGAGCCTCGGCCACGTCCAGTCGGTGGTCGAACGGCGCAATACCATTCCCATTCTGTCGAACGTGCTGATCGAGGCCGATGCCACCGGCCAGCTCAAGCTGATGGCGACCGACCTCGACCTCCAGGTCGTCGAGACGATCGCCGCAAAGGTGGAGACGCCGGGGACGACCACCGTGTCGGCGCACACGCTTTTCGAAATCGCGCGCAAGCTGCCCGAAGGGGCCGAGGTCAGCCTCGCCGCCGCAGAGGGCAAGATGCAGGTCAAGGCCGGCCGCTCGAACTTCAACCTGCCGACCTTGCCGCGTGACGATTTTCCGGTGATCGCCGAGGGCGACCTGCCGACCAATTTCGAACTGCCCGTTGCCGAGCTGATCCAGATCATCGACAAGACGCGCTTTGCGATCTCGACCGAGGAAACGCGCTATTACCTCAATGGCATCTTCTTCCACGTTGCCGAGGATGCGACGGGGCCGGTGCTCAAGGCCGCGGCGACCGACGGTCACCGCCTCGCGCGCTACACGGTGACGCGTCCCGATGGCGCGGCGTCGATGCCCGACGTGATCGTGCCGCGCAAATGCGTCGGCGAAATCCGCAAGCTGCTCGACGAAGCCGAGGGCAATGTCGAGATCAGCCTGTCGGCGACCAAGATCCGCTTCCAGCTCGGCAATGCCGTGCTGACCTCGAAGCTGATCGACGGAACCTTCCCCGATTACAGCCGCGTCATCCCGACCGCGAACGACAAGCTGCTCAAGGTCGATCCGAAGAGCCTGTTCCAGGGCGTCGACCGCGTCTCGACGATCGCCAGCGAAAAGACGCGTGCGGTCAAGGTCGGGCTCGATAAGGATCGCATCACGCTCAGCGTCACCAGCCCCGAAAACGGCACGGCGGCCGAAGAGCTTGCCGCGGGTTATGACAGCGAGGCGATGGAGATCGGCTTCAACGCGCGCTATTTGAGCGACATCCTCGGCCAGGTCGACGGCGACAATGTCGAACTCCACCTCGCCGACGCCAACGCCCCGACGCTGATCCGCGAAAGCGAAAAGAGCCCGGCGCTCTATGTGCTGATGCCGATGCGGGTCTAG
- a CDS encoding sorbosone dehydrogenase family protein, whose product MRKILKYVALALLLLLIVGGITLYVMSRPDVARFSTAETSGRVPIMGAQDVQTIPTTNVPEATKWPAGEAPRAAPGLNVQRFAEGLDHPRTIFVLPNGDVLAAEAQSPPRDTSGIEGAVMGRLMSKAGAGGASANRITLLRDTDGDGKAEVKTPYIEGLNSPYGMALVGNTLYVANTDALLAFPYVAGETKMSGKPVKVVDLPAKGTNRHWTKSLAAAPNGWLYIGVGADSNIGEKGMNAEFRRASVLEVRPENKYMRTFAAGIRNPVGLAFYPGSDQLWTVVNERDMLGSDLVPDYMASVDEGDFYGWPWYYWGGFIDPRVPPEAEDRRQYVKRPEYGLGAHTAPLGMTFTQGLDLGERFANGALVARHGSWNREPVAGYDVVFVKFGANGKPADALPIILLDQFLAKDGKTTRGRPADVKVAKDGSALIADDTGGVIWRVAKAG is encoded by the coding sequence ATGCGCAAGATCCTGAAATATGTCGCCCTCGCCCTGCTGCTGCTCCTGATCGTCGGCGGCATCACGCTCTACGTCATGTCGCGCCCCGATGTGGCGCGCTTCTCGACCGCCGAGACGAGCGGCCGCGTCCCGATCATGGGGGCACAGGATGTGCAGACGATCCCCACGACCAACGTCCCCGAAGCAACCAAATGGCCGGCGGGCGAGGCTCCCCGCGCCGCGCCGGGGCTGAACGTACAGCGGTTCGCCGAAGGGCTCGACCACCCGCGCACCATTTTTGTGCTGCCGAACGGCGACGTGCTGGCCGCCGAGGCCCAGAGCCCGCCGCGCGACACATCGGGGATCGAAGGCGCTGTAATGGGCCGCCTGATGAGCAAGGCCGGCGCCGGCGGCGCATCGGCGAACCGCATCACCCTGCTCCGCGATACCGACGGCGACGGCAAGGCCGAGGTGAAGACGCCCTATATCGAGGGTCTCAATTCGCCCTACGGCATGGCGCTGGTCGGCAACACGCTCTACGTCGCCAACACCGACGCCCTGCTCGCCTTTCCCTATGTCGCCGGCGAGACGAAGATGAGCGGCAAGCCCGTGAAGGTCGTCGACCTGCCCGCAAAGGGCACCAACCGCCACTGGACCAAGAGCCTCGCCGCGGCACCAAACGGCTGGCTCTACATCGGCGTCGGCGCCGATTCGAACATCGGCGAGAAAGGCATGAACGCCGAATTCCGCCGCGCCAGCGTGCTCGAGGTCCGGCCCGAAAACAAATATATGCGCACCTTCGCAGCGGGCATCCGCAACCCCGTCGGCCTCGCCTTCTATCCCGGCAGCGACCAGTTGTGGACCGTGGTCAACGAGCGCGACATGCTCGGCTCCGATCTCGTTCCCGACTATATGGCGTCGGTCGACGAGGGCGATTTCTATGGCTGGCCCTGGTATTATTGGGGCGGTTTCATCGATCCCCGCGTGCCGCCCGAGGCCGAGGATCGCCGCCAATATGTCAAGCGTCCCGAATATGGGCTCGGCGCGCACACCGCGCCGCTCGGCATGACGTTCACCCAGGGGCTCGACCTCGGCGAGCGCTTCGCCAACGGTGCGCTCGTCGCGCGCCACGGATCGTGGAACCGTGAACCGGTTGCGGGCTACGATGTCGTGTTCGTCAAATTCGGCGCCAACGGCAAACCGGCGGATGCGTTGCCGATCATCCTGCTCGACCAGTTCCTGGCAAAGGACGGCAAGACGACCCGCGGTCGTCCTGCGGACGTGAAAGTCGCGAAGGACGGCAGCGCACTGATCGCCGACGACACCGGCGGGGTGATCTGGCGGGTCGCGAAAGCCGGATAA
- a CDS encoding leucyl aminopeptidase family protein — protein MTDYSDLIQPDKGQDARMIHLVDKASYDSWLKGRSARERAALAAAAYKPEAFAHAILPGDGPEDWSVVTAVADSDNLSAWCLAKLGQLLPEGRYRLDGRQPGKALFGWMSGQYRFDRYRPKAEARGTRVLLTGDVGAIAPMVAEMRATALVRDMVNTPAADMGPAAIEKEAERIAKAHGATVAVTKGEALEQGFPMIHAVGRAAAKHHAPRLIEIEWGKPDHPRVALVGKGISFDSGGLDIKPSAGMRLMKKDMGGAAHVLALAELVMASGLPVRLHCLVAAAENAISADAFRPGDVLTSRLGLTVEVGNTDAEGRLVLGDALAKASEGKPELIVDFATLTGAARVALGPDLPPLFANDDALAEAMLAGGIDRDDPLWRMPLWDGYAELLETDIADLGNAGSSPFAGTITAALFLKRFVGEGIVWAHLDTFAWRPSAKPGRPKGGAALGLRAAWAMLQARYDRRRKSDPA, from the coding sequence ATGACCGACTATTCCGACCTGATCCAGCCCGACAAGGGGCAGGATGCCCGTATGATCCACCTTGTCGACAAGGCGAGCTACGACAGCTGGCTGAAGGGACGAAGCGCGCGCGAACGCGCCGCACTCGCCGCGGCGGCCTACAAACCCGAAGCTTTTGCGCATGCGATCCTGCCCGGCGACGGCCCGGAGGACTGGTCGGTCGTCACCGCGGTGGCCGACAGCGACAATCTGTCGGCCTGGTGCCTCGCCAAGCTGGGACAGCTCTTGCCCGAGGGACGCTACCGCCTCGACGGCCGCCAGCCCGGCAAGGCGCTGTTCGGCTGGATGAGCGGCCAATATCGTTTCGACCGCTACCGTCCCAAGGCCGAAGCGCGCGGGACCCGCGTCCTGCTGACCGGCGACGTCGGCGCGATCGCCCCGATGGTCGCCGAAATGCGCGCAACGGCGCTGGTCCGCGACATGGTCAACACGCCCGCCGCCGACATGGGGCCCGCCGCGATCGAGAAGGAAGCCGAACGCATCGCCAAAGCGCATGGCGCCACGGTTGCCGTGACCAAGGGCGAAGCGCTCGAGCAGGGCTTTCCGATGATCCACGCCGTCGGGCGGGCGGCGGCGAAACATCATGCGCCGCGGCTGATCGAGATCGAGTGGGGCAAACCCGATCACCCGCGCGTCGCGCTCGTGGGCAAGGGCATCAGTTTCGACAGCGGTGGGCTCGACATCAAGCCGTCGGCGGGCATGCGCCTGATGAAGAAGGACATGGGCGGCGCGGCGCATGTGCTGGCGCTCGCCGAACTGGTGATGGCGAGCGGGCTGCCGGTGCGCCTCCATTGCCTTGTCGCGGCGGCCGAAAATGCGATCTCGGCCGATGCCTTTCGTCCGGGCGACGTGCTGACCAGCCGGCTCGGCCTGACGGTCGAGGTCGGCAATACCGATGCCGAGGGCCGGCTGGTGCTCGGCGACGCGCTCGCGAAGGCGAGCGAGGGCAAGCCCGAACTGATCGTCGATTTCGCGACGCTGACCGGGGCCGCCCGCGTCGCGCTCGGCCCCGACCTGCCGCCGCTCTTCGCCAATGACGACGCGCTGGCAGAAGCCATGCTGGCGGGCGGGATCGACCGCGACGACCCGCTGTGGCGCATGCCGCTGTGGGACGGCTATGCCGAATTGCTCGAAACCGACATCGCCGACCTCGGCAATGCTGGCTCCTCGCCCTTCGCCGGTACGATCACCGCCGCGCTGTTTCTCAAGCGCTTCGTCGGCGAAGGCATCGTCTGGGCGCATCTCGACACCTTCGCGTGGCGTCCGTCGGCAAAGCCCGGACGGCCCAAGGGCGGCGCCGCGCTCGGGCTGCGCGCCGCATGGGCGATGCTGCAGGCGCGCTACGACCGTCGGCGCAAGAGCGATCCGGCTTGA